From the Glycine max cultivar Williams 82 chromosome 11, Glycine_max_v4.0, whole genome shotgun sequence genome, the window CGTTCGAGTGATTTATCTGTGTATTAttcaaacatataatttttttcttaactgtaatattttttttttcattttttataaaatctgtTTTTTAGATACTGTACCAAAAAGTTTTGGTCTCCATTTCCCGATACCATCTTTAACATCTATGAACCATCACCATTCTCAAATCTGTAACAACTAGTCATATCGACCATCTCCAAGCCATCATCTATCCATTCCCCTAATAAACTGCGCTGAAACTGAGAGCTGCTGAGTCCTATTAACTTTGATAAATCCCAAACTTTACTCGACACTTCTCAATATAATCTTACAGCTCATGGTTCAGGGTTGAAGAGTGAAGACTGGTTAGTGGACACAGCCGTGAAACtcttttatgatttatgaatcacaacaattttctctttgggggaaaaaaacttgatatCAACTTGAGTTGAATTCAGTTTTGGCTAGGCAATTTTTCATTAGTATATCATTATTTGAATTGGAGGGAAGGAAGGGCATCATTAACAACACATCGAGCCAAGAAAAAGAGTTTCTTTGCAAAGTTGGataaatattaacattttattttcattatttattgttGAATTGGATAAGGTACTAGTTAGAGTGGGAGACATTAAGTCTGCATAAGAAATCTGGGAGACTGCCCCCCCCGCTCTTTCTGCATTTACATGTTCCAGTATCAGATTGTCACTGTCTTGGTGAAGTGCTTCTGCATTTGCATGCATGGGACTCCTCCCAAAACTTATTCTATTTACAGCTGCAGTTCCAAAAGAAACACTTCATAGTTCTGTTGGAAGTCCATTTTGTGTCCATGCAGCATAACCACCAGCCATGTCTGTGAGTCCAGTGAACCCCTGCAGAATCAATAAATTTTTGTCACTATACCAGTCTTTGAGCTCAATTTTTTCAAGATGGTAAGGTATCAAACTATTCTTAGGAAACATGAATgccaagaaaaaaagaagaagaaattcttcTATATCATCTTTAAAGTGAGTAGGTAAGGTTGTACTCATCCATAAATTTCAATGGTTTAAGATCTTGTTGCACTTCAAATTGAATAACAAAACTGACTTTAAAAACAAGTTAATTTAGAGCAACCTTATTCCATTGTTTCTAAAGCATTGAAAGAGGAACATGAAGGCTGAAATAGTCAATGTAGTTTGTATACAGCTAGTAGTGAAAGACGTCTTGATgtggaaaaaataaaacttgattTAGACTATCAAACAAACCAGGATGCTTGTTTTCGACTCCAAAATTaaggcattgaagaaaaaaaaaatacttacagcAGCTAGCAAGTCACTTGCGGCCATCATAGATCTTTTACCAAGCTCACACCCCTGTGAAACCAGAAGCCAACATCTGAATTAAGAAGGAGTGCTAAAAATAACAGAGAATTTAATGACTCAACAAGAGTTTTATGAAGATAGGCACTCACAACAATAATTTCATCTTCTTTCCTAAAATTTGAAGACACCTCTCTAATAAAGTTGCTATTCTTTGTCATCCCTGAATACATGAATGGAgaatatattaacaaattagacaaaataaaaattacataggACTACAAGACTCTTGTATATAACTTTACCATATTAGAGTATTAGTTTTAACACGAAATATGCAATCCTCTCTTGCAAGTAACAACTATTGATATTTTAGTTTGAACTTTCGACAAAAGTAATTGCATTTCAAGGATAGGGAAAATTGAGCGTCACTATTGCATAATCTTGAAGTTGAAACTATCAATTGGGTTGGATTCATTGGATGCACAagatagtgaaaataaaatgcCTTGGCAAGTAGTTATATACAAAAcagtgaaaatagaaaataataaaaaatattttgaatattttctatataaatttttgaaaatagaaacCAGAAAATATTATCTCAaaccaaaatgtcaataaattaatagaagactccaagtctAAAGAACTATATCAGGtagctatttttgtttttggaggTAACTTTGGCATTTGGAATCAACAAAGCAGCTACCGCTATGACTACCACAGTATCACTGAGATGATTATAATTTAATGTACTATTTGAGAATTGAAATAAAACCTGATCCAACTCTGAACATATAAGGTATGTTAATTGCGCCAGGAGCGTGTCCAGCATTGAACTCTTCTGGAGTCCTGCACACAAAACAGGGGGAAGAAGAGATAAGGTTTTGGCTGATTCTACAAAATGATTCCAAAAATAACTCTGTGCTGTTATGTATACGTTAGTGGTGgtagtaattaatatttaatctcTTACCTTACATCCAAATATCGATGACCAGCTAGAAGAAGTTCGTATGCTACACGCACAGGCACCGAAGTTGGGACTCTAACAGCCTCCAAATTCCCCTGCAGAGCTGCTTCCCTCCTTCAATTACACCATCCATTCACATCACGCTAGTTACCACATACTATTACTAAATTACTAATCACTACTCGTGTCACAAGCTACGTTTGAATTGATGAaaagagattttaaaaaaaaagaagttaagtaaaatggaatgaaatataataatattgtttagAGTAGTTTAGACTTTAGCACGTTAGCAGCCTACCACGATTAGAATATGATCCATATTATGCTTATCTTCTGATTCTATTCAGGGTAatggatcttttttttttttaatcacgaAAACATTGAGATGATAACTTTATTACGTTATGTTCCATACTTCAATCTAATAATTTAATTCCACCCACAGAaggagaaaaaacaaaacactcGTTTCTAGAAGCTTATGAATCATCATGATTCATGACTAACACTTTCTTCACGCTTACCGGAAGCTTGGAAACTTAGGTGGAACAGCAACGCTTATCCGTCGTCCCTTGTGAGG encodes:
- the LOC100499831 gene encoding senescence-associated protein translates to MKAMTATTTFDVSAACFRAPPSCSPNPCHTSFSVINSLNPHKGRRISVAVPPKFPSFRREAALQGNLEAVRVPTSVPVRVAYELLLAGHRYLDVRTPEEFNAGHAPGAINIPYMFRVGSGMTKNSNFIREVSSNFRKEDEIIVGCELGKRSMMAASDLLAAGFTGLTDMAGGYAAWTQNGLPTEL